Proteins from a single region of Fusobacterium simiae:
- a CDS encoding glycerophosphodiester phosphodiesterase encodes MIKNFAHRGFSGKYPENTILAFQKAIEVGADGIELDVQLTKDGEIVIIHDETIDRTTDGKGYVVDYSYEELSKFDASYIYKEKFRFNKIPTLKEYFELVKDLDFITNIELKTGINEYLGIEEKVYKLIKKYKLEKKVIISSFNHFSILRMKKLAPELKCGFLSEDWIIDAGRYTASHKIECFHPRFNNLIPEVVEELKRNGIEINTWTVNKEEDIRDLINKKVDILIGNYPDLTKKIINQMSRG; translated from the coding sequence ATGATAAAAAATTTTGCTCATAGAGGTTTTAGTGGAAAATATCCAGAAAATACAATTCTGGCATTTCAAAAAGCCATAGAAGTTGGAGCAGATGGAATTGAATTAGATGTACAACTTACAAAAGATGGGGAAATTGTAATAATTCATGATGAAACTATTGATAGAACAACTGATGGAAAGGGTTATGTTGTTGATTATTCCTATGAGGAGCTATCAAAATTTGATGCTTCATATATCTATAAAGAAAAATTTCGATTTAATAAAATTCCTACATTAAAAGAATATTTTGAATTAGTAAAAGATTTAGATTTTATTACAAATATTGAATTAAAGACAGGAATAAATGAATATTTAGGAATAGAAGAAAAAGTGTACAAACTTATCAAAAAATATAAATTGGAAAAGAAAGTTATAATTTCAAGTTTTAATCATTTTTCAATTTTAAGAATGAAAAAATTAGCACCTGAATTGAAGTGTGGTTTTTTATCAGAAGATTGGATTATAGATGCAGGAAGATATACAGCTTCTCATAAGATTGAATGTTTTCACCCAAGATTTAATAATTTGATACCAGAAGTTGTTGAGGAATTAAAAAGAAATGGAATAGAAATTAATACTTGGACAGTTAATAAGGAAGAAGATATTAGAGATTTAATAAACAAAAAGGTAGATATTTTAATAGGAAATTATCCAGATTTAACTAAAAAAATTATTAATCAAATGAGTAGGGGGTAG